Below is a genomic region from Neorhizobium galegae.
TCAGCGAGACGAGCGCGTTGGTGAGCCCCGAGCCGAGTGCGCCCGACAGCGCCACGGCCAGAAGGACCGACGGAAAGGCGTAGAAGACATCGACCGTGCGCATGATCAGCGTGTTGACGATGCCGCCCGCGTAACCGGCGACGATGCCGATCGTCGAGCCGATGATGAAGGCGATCGGCACCGGGATGACGCCCATGATGAGCGAAAGCCGCGCGCCATAGATCAGCCGGGAGAGCATGTCGCGGCCGAGTTCGTCCGTGCCGAAGATATAGCCTGGCGTGCCGATCGGCTTGAGGCGGCGGATGACGCTGCCCTTGGAGGGATCGTAGGGCGCGATATAGGGAGCGAAAATCGCGATCAGCACCAGGATCAGAAGAATCATGAGGGCCGTCATGGCGACCGGGTCGCGGCAGATGCGGCGCAGCACGCCGCTCCAGAAGCCGGGGGATTTGGCGATGGCGGCAGGGGAAGGGGCCGCGATGTCTGCGGTGACGACAGCCATGTGTCAGCTCCTCTGGATGCGGGGATCGATCGCGCTCTGCAGCACATCGACGACGAGGTTGAGGAAAACGAAGAACATGGCGAGCACCAGGATCGTCCCCTGCAGGATGGGCAGGTCGCGGGTGAAGATCGCGCCGTTCAGCAGGAAGCCGGTTCCCGGCCAGGAGAAAACCGTCTCGATCAAGATCGAGCCGCCGAGCAGGTAACCGAGCTGCAGTCCCATGACCGAGAGCGCGGTCGGCGCGGCGTTGCGTACCACGTGGCGCAGGATCTGCGGTGTCATCAGCCCCTTGGCGGCGAGTGCCTGGGTAAAATCCTGGGAGAGGATATCGGCGACCAGCGATCGGATGGTGCGGGCGATGATGCCCATCGGGATGACCGACATGGTGACCGCAGGCAGGATGAGGAACTGCAGATAAGCCCAGCTTAGGTTTCTGCCCGACGATCCCTCCGGTCCGCCGCCCATGGCTGGCAGCCAGCCGAGGGTGACGGAAAAGGCGATGACCAGCACCATGCCGAGCCAATAATGAGGCACGCTGACGCCGAGCATCGAAACCGCCGATGCCAGGCGATCTACCCAGCCCCCGCGGAAGACGCCGGCAAGGAAACCCAGTGAAGAACCTGCCACGAAGCCGATAACGGCGGCCGCTAGTGCAAGGATGATGGAATTGACGGATGCATCCAGGATCTCGTTCAGCACCGGCCGGCCGCTGGCGATCGAGGTACCGAGATCGCCCTGCAGCGCATGCCATGCCCAAAGGGCATATTGGACCGGAAGCGGCCGGTCGAGGCCGTAGAAGCTGCGCATCTGTGTCTGCAGCTCGGCGGAGGCATCCGAAGGCAGGATCGCGGCGAGCGGATCGCCCGGAGCGATATGGATCAGCATGAAGCATACGATGCTCACGCCGATCGTGACGGGAATGACGTGCAGAAGTCGTTTCAGGGCATAGAGCAGCATGGTGTCCTCACCGGGAGAGGTTGATCGGGCATCATGAAAGGCGGCGCGCCGATCGCCCGGCGCGCCGCCTGCTCGGGATTACTCCATGGTAATCGTCGAAAAATCCTGGAACCAGTTCTGGGCCTGGACGAAGCCCTTGACCTTGGTGGTCATGGCGCGAGGGTTGACGTCATGCG
It encodes:
- a CDS encoding ABC transporter permease; this encodes MLLYALKRLLHVIPVTIGVSIVCFMLIHIAPGDPLAAILPSDASAELQTQMRSFYGLDRPLPVQYALWAWHALQGDLGTSIASGRPVLNEILDASVNSIILALAAAVIGFVAGSSLGFLAGVFRGGWVDRLASAVSMLGVSVPHYWLGMVLVIAFSVTLGWLPAMGGGPEGSSGRNLSWAYLQFLILPAVTMSVIPMGIIARTIRSLVADILSQDFTQALAAKGLMTPQILRHVVRNAAPTALSVMGLQLGYLLGGSILIETVFSWPGTGFLLNGAIFTRDLPILQGTILVLAMFFVFLNLVVDVLQSAIDPRIQRS
- a CDS encoding ABC transporter permease, translating into MAVVTADIAAPSPAAIAKSPGFWSGVLRRICRDPVAMTALMILLILVLIAIFAPYIAPYDPSKGSVIRRLKPIGTPGYIFGTDELGRDMLSRLIYGARLSLIMGVIPVPIAFIIGSTIGIVAGYAGGIVNTLIMRTVDVFYAFPSVLLAVALSGALGSGLTNALVSLTVVFIPQIARVAESVTTQVRKLDYVDAARASGAPPMTIIRVHILGNVLGPIFVFATSLISVSMILASGLSFLGLGVRPPDAEWGLMLNTLRTAIYNNPFVAALPGLMIFITSICFNLFSDGLRSAMDVKS